CCGAGGTCTTCGACCCTTCGGCGGGCGGCTATGTCGACGTCGTGCGGTCGCTGCATCCGGATGTGGAGGGGCCGTACTCCTGGTGGTCGTACCGGGGGCGGGCCTTCGACAACGACACCGGATGGCGCATCGACTACCACGTGGCGACGCCGGGTCTCGCCGCGCGGGCGCTCAAGGGCCATGTCGAGCGCGCGGCGACGCATGCGGAGCGGTGGTCGGACCATGCGCCGGTGACGGTGGTCTACGACCGCTGAGTGCTCCGCGACGGCCGTGATGTGTCGTCGTTCGGGTGCGGCGCCGTGGGGGCTGGTCGCGCCGTTCCCCGCGCCCCTTGGGGGCGCTACTGCTTGCGCAGTCGGCGGTCCAGTGCCAACGACAGTTCTGCCTCCACCACGCTTCGGGCCAGGGGGCGCAGGCGGTGGAGGTCGTCCTCGTGGGCGTGGCGGAGGACCAGTTCGGCGAACATTTCTGCCAGGGCGTCCACGTGTTCGCGGACTCGTTTGCCGGCGGACAGGACCTCGGCGAGGGGGATGCCCTCGCGGACCAGGGCCGAGGAGACGTCGAGCAGGCGGCGGCTGATGTGGACGATCTCGTCGCCGTCGGTGCCCAGGTAGCCGAGGTCCAGGGCGGCGGCCAGGTTCTCCGGGGTGACCTGGCCCTCGAAGCGGGCGGCGAGTTCCTCGGGGGTGAGGCGGACCGGCTCCTCCTCGGTCGGCGTGACGCCGAGGACGTCGGCGACGTCGCGGCCGTTGTCGAGGGCCTCTGCCAGTTCCGCGATGCCGGTGAGGGTGTGGCCCCGCTCCAGCAGGGCCGCGATGGTGCGCAGCCGGGCCAGGTGGTGTTCGTCGTACCAGGCGATGCGGCCCTCGCGGCGCGGTGGCGGGATCAGCTTGCGTTCTCGGTAGAAGCGCAGGGTGCGCACCGTTATGCCGGCCAGCCGGGCGAGCTCCTCCATGCGGTATTCACGCTTCTCGGTCACCCCGGCACCTTAAATCGTACCGGCGGTAACTTTCCTCGCCCCACCCCCTACCGGTCGGTACGGACCTCCTCTACTCTCCCCATTGCGCCAGTGTTCACTGGCATGGTTCCGGTTCGAGTGTGGAGGCACAGGCATGGCCGAACGCGAACATGTGCGGGTCGCGGTGGTCGGGTCCGGGTTCGGCGGGCTGGGAGCCGCCGTACGGCTGCGGCGCGAGGGCGTGACCGACTTCGTCGTCCTGGAGCGGGCCGGCAGCGTCGGCGGCACCTGGCGGGACAACAGCTATCCGGGATGCGCCTGCGACGTGCCGTCCCACCTGTACTCCTTCTCCTTCGCGCCCAACCCCGACTGGCCGCGCACATTCTCCGGGCAGGAGCACATCCGTGCCTACCTGGAGCACGTCACGGACACCTTCGGGCTGCGCCCGCACATCCGCTTCGACTCCGAGGTGAAGCGGATGACCTGGAACGGCGAGCGGCTGTGCTGGGACATCGAGACCAGCGCGGGGAACCTGTCGGCCGACTTCGTGGTCTCCGCCACCGGGCCGCTGTCCGACCCCAAGACGCCCGACATCCCCGGTCTTGACACCTTCCCCGGCAAGGTCTTCCACTCCGCCCGCTGGGACCACGACTTCGACCTGCGCGGCAAGCGCGTCGCCATGGTCGGCACCGGCGCCTCGGCCATCCAGATCGTGCCGTCCATCCAGCCCGAGGTCGAGCGGCTCACGCTCTTCCAGCGCACCCCGCCCTGGGTCATGCCCCGCATCGACCGCGCCATCAGCGGCGCGGAGCGCTCCCTGCACCGGGCCCTGCCCGTCACCAGCCGGCTGCGCCGCGGGCTGCTGTGGGGCATCCGGGAGCTCCAGGTCCAGGCGTTCACCAAGCACCCCAACGAGCTGGGCTTCATCGAGCAGCTGGCCAAGCGGAACATGGCCCGCGCGATCAAGGACCCGGCGCTGCGCGCCAAGCTCACCCCCGACTACCGCATCGGCTGCAAGCGGATCCTGCTGAGCAGCGCGTACTACCCGGCGCTCGCCAGGCCCAACGTGGACGTCGTCGCCAGCGGGCTCAGCGAGATCCGCGGCTCGACCGTCGTCGCCGCCGACGGCACCGAGGCCGAGGTCGACGCGATCGTCTTCGGCACCGGGTTCCACGTCACCGACATGCCCATCGCGGAGCGCGTGGTGGGTGCGGAGGGCAAGACCCTCGCCGAGGTGTGGAAGGGCGGGATGGAGGCCCTGCGCGGCGCCTCCGCCGCCGGGTTCCCGAACTGGATGACCATCATCGGGCCCAACACCGGCCTCGGGAACTCCTCGATGATCCTGATGATCGAGTCCCAGCTGAACTACATGGCCGACTTCGTACGGCAGCTCGGCCTGCTCGGCAGCGGGGTCGCCCTCGACGCGCGGCCCGGCGCCGTGCACACCTGGAACCGGCGGGTGCAGGAGCGCATGAAGCGGACGGTGTGGAACACCGGCGGCTGCACCAGCTGGTACCTGGACGCAGCGGGCCGCAACACCACCGTCTGGCCGGGCACGACGAGCGAGTTCCGGCGGGCCACCCGGCGCGTGGACCTCGCCGAGTACGCCGTGGTGCGGGCGTCCGCGGGCGCGCGCGAGGAGAGCGGCGGGAGCGTGAGGGCCGGTGACGGCGCGAAGACCGGCGAGGGCGCGGAGGTGACCGCGTGAGCCGCCTGATGAACGTCTCCTCCGGGCCGTACGCCCCGCCCGCCCCCGCCCGTGAGCTGACGGTCGTGTCCGCCGACGGCGCCCGGCTGCACGTCGAGGTGCACGGCCGCGTCGACGACCCCGACGCGCCCGCCGTCGTCCTCGCGCACGGCTGGGCCTGCTCGACCGCCTTCTGGGCGGCGCAGATCCGCGAACTCGCCGTCGACCACCGCGTCATCGCCTACGACCAGCGCGGCCACGGCCGCAGCCCGGCGAGCCTCGCCTGCACCGCCGACGCCCTCGCCGACGATCTGGAAGCCGTCCTGAAGGAGACCCTCGCACCCGGCGAGAAGGCCGTGATCGCCGGGCACTCCATGGGCGGCATGACGGTGATGGCCGCCGCAGCGCGCCCGGCGTTCCGCGAACACGCCGCTGCCGTACTGCTGTGCAGCACCGGCGCCTCGCGGCTGGTCGCCGAGTCGACCGTCATACCCATACGCGCGGGCCGGCTGCGCACCTGGCTGACCGCGCGCGTCCTCGGCTCCCGGGCGCCGCTCGGGCCGGTCACCCCGGTCGCGCGGGCGATCCTCAAGTACGCGACGATGGGCCCCGGTTCGGCCCCGCACATGGTGGAGGCGTGCGCGCGGATCGTGCACGCGTGCCCGCGCAAGGTGCGCCATGCCTGGTCGCAGGTGCTCGACCTGCTCGATCTCGACCACGGCGTACGCCAGTTGACGGTGCCGACCGCGGTGCTCGTCGGCAGTGCCGACCGGATGACGCCGCCGGTGCACACGCGCTCCCTCGCCGCCGCGCTGCCGCAGCTCCTCGACGTCACCGAACTGCCCGGCCTCGGGCACATGACGCCGGTCGAGGCGCCCGAGCTGGTGACCGCGAAGATACGGGAACTCGTCACCACATCCCCCAAGGCCACGAAGAACACGCAGGTGAAGGAGGGCGCATGAGCAAGGTGAGCCTCGAAGGACAGGTCGCGGTCGTGACCGGCGCGGCGCGGGGCGTCGGGGAGCTGCTCGCGCGCAAGCTCTCCGCACGCGGTGCCTCGGTGGCGCTGGTCGGGCTGGAGGCGGACGCCCTCAAGCAGGTCTCGGAGCGACTGCACGGCGACAGCGACCACTGGTACGCCGACGTCACCGACCACGAGGCGATGGCGCGCGTGGCGCAGGAGGTCAAGGAGCGGTTCGGGAAGGTCGACATCGTCGTCGCCAACGCGGGTGTCGCGACCGGCGGTCCGTTCGTCGACTCCGACCCGGACGCCTGGCGGCGGGTCATCGAGGTCAACCTCATCGGGTCGGCGGTGACGGCCCGCGCGTTCCTGCCGGTGCTGATGGAGAGCCGGGGCTACCTGCTCCAGATCGCCTCGCTCGCGGCGATCACGCCGGCGCCGATGATGACCGCGTACTGCGCGTCCAAGTCGGGTGTGGAGGCGTACGCGCACAGCCTGCGGGCCGAGGTCGGCTACAAGGGCGTGCGGGTCGGCGTCGGTTATCTGTCCTGGACCGACACCGACATGGTGCGCGGGGCCGATCAGGACGACGTCATGCGGGAGTTGAGGCAGCGGCTGCCGTGGCCGTCGAACAAGACGTATCCGCTGGGGCCGGCCGTCGACCGGATCGTGGCCGGGATCGAGCGGCGCTCCAGCCATGTGTACGGGCAGTGGTGGCTGCGCGGGATGCAGGGTGTTCGCGGGTATCTGCCCGCGCTCATCGGGACGGTGGGGCAGCGGGAGATGCGGCGGTTCTCGGACCGGCTGGAAGGCATGCGCACGGGGCTGGTCGGAGCGGGCGGCGCGGCCGATGAGCAGGAGCGTATTACGCGGCGTAACTGATCGACATGCGCAGGGTTATCGCCCGTGTGAATCTGGTCGAGGCCCCACCGAGGGGCCAATCCCCACCCACTACGGGAGTGAACCCACATGGGCATGAAGGACCAGTTCAAGGAGAAGTCCGAGCAGCTTCAGGAGCGTGCGCGTCAGCACGGTCAGCAGGAGCGCGGTCGTCCGCAGGGCCAGCCGGAGCGGGGTCGTCCGCAGGGGCAGCCGGAGCGGGGCCGCCCCCAGCGTCCGGAGCGGCCGGAGCGCGACCGCGAGCCCGAGCGGATGCGTGAGGACGAGGAGCGGTTCGACCAGGACTACGACCGGTAGTCAGTCGCCGCGCTGAACGCGACGCGGGGTGCCCACGGTTTCGTGGGTGCCCCGCGTTTTGCGTTGCGTGTGGGGGTGCGTTGTCGGGTGCGGGCCGGTGGGGGTCCGGTCGCGCAGTTCCCCGCGCCCCTAGGGGGTTGTACGTGGCGGGAGTTTCGGACGTGACCGGTCCGGTACGTGTGAGTAGTCCGGGGGTGTTGCCGCCGGGTTGGACTCCAGGAGTTCCAGGGCCAGTTCGACCGCGTCGGTGAGCTGGGCGTGGCGGCCCTCCGCCCAGTCCAGGGGCGTGCGGAGGATCTCCAGGTCGGGGGTGACGCCCTTGTTCTCGATGCTCCAGCCGTACGCGTCGAACCACGCCGCGTTCATCGGGACCGTGATCACCGTGCCGTCGCCGAGGCGGTGGCGGCCGGTCATGCCGACCACTCCGCCCCAGGTGCGCTGCCCGACGACGGGCCCGAGCCTGAGGAGTTTGAAGGCCGCCGTGATCATGTCGCCGTCGGAGGAGGTCGACTCGTCGGCCAGGGCGACCACGGGTCCGCGCGGGGCGTTGGAGGCGTACGACACCGGCTGGGCGTTGCGGGTGAGGTCCCAGCCGAGGATCGTGCGGGTCAGCTTCTCCACCACCAGTTCGCTGATGTGGCCGCCGGCGTTACCGCGCACGTCGACGATGAGCGCGGGCCGGGACACCTCCATCCGCAGGTCCCGGTTGAACTGGGCCCAGCCCGAGCCGCCCATGTCGGGGATGTGTAGATAGCCGCAGCGGCCGCCGCTCAACTCCCGTACCACCTCGCGGCGTTTGGCGACCCAGTCCTGGTAGCGCAGGGGGCGTTCGTCGATCAGCGGCACCACCGCCACCCGGCGCGCCCGGCCGGCCACGCCCTCCGCCGGGGTGAACGTCAGCTCCACCGTGGTGCCGCCGGCGCCGGCCAGCAGGGGGTAGGGGCCGGCGGCCGGGTCCACGGGGCGACCGTCGACATGGGTGAGAACCGCGCCCTCCCGGATGCCCGTGCCCGCCAGCGGGGAGCGGGCCTTGGAGTCCGACGACTCGCCGGGCAGGATGCGCCTGATGGTCCAGCCGTCGTCGCGGCGTACGAAGTTGGCGCCGAGCAGGCCCTGCCAGCGCTGGTAGTGCGGCGGGCCCTCGTTGCGGCGGGCGGCGGTGACATAGGCGTGCGAGGTGCCGAGTTCGCCGAGCACTTCGCGCAGCAGGTCCGCGAAGTCGTCGGGGGAGGCGACGCGTTCGACCAGGGGCCGGTACTGGTCGAGGACCGTGTCCCAGTCGATGCCGCACATGCCCGGCTCCCAGAAGTACGCCCGGATCAGCCGGCCCGCCTCCTCGTACGACTGCCGCCACTCGGCCGCCGGATCCACCTCGTGCAGGATGCGGCGGGCGTCGATCCACACGATGGAGTCGCTGTCGCCGGACTCGGTGGCGGGGACCGCGCGCAGGTCGCCCTCGTCGACGACGACCAGCCGGGTGCCGTCGCCGCTGACCGTGAACCAGTCGAGGTGGTCGACGAGTTCGGACTTCTTGGCCTTGCTGATGTTGAAGTGCTCCAGGGTGGGCCGCCCGGTCGTGTCGTCCGGGTTGGCGAACGTCTCGCCGAGCGCGCCCGAGATCGGCCAGCGCAGCCAGACGAGACCGCCGCCCGAGACCGGGTACAGCGCCGAGTACTTGGAGGCGGCGACCGGGAAGGGGGTGACCCTGCTCTCCAGGCCCTCGACCTCGACGATCGTCGCGCCGCCGCCGTCGCCCTCCTCGTCCTCCACCGGGTCCAGGCCCCCGGCGGCCGGGCGGCCCTCGGGGTTCAGGGCGAAGGGGGAGGGGGTCGCGGAGGACAGCGGCACCAGGTAGGGGCGGCAGCCGAGCGGGAAGGACAGGTCCCCGGTGTGGACGTCGTACACCGGGTCGAAGCCCCGCCAGGAAAGGAAGGCGAGGTAGCGGCCGTCCCGGGTGAACACCGGATTCTCGTCCTCGAAGCGGCCGCCGGTGAGGTCGACGATCAGGCGGTCCTTTATGCGGGCCAGCTTGATCTGGCGCAGGGAGCGGCCGATGCCGGGATGCGACCAGGTCAGCCAGGTCCCGTCCGGGGAGAAGGCCAGGTCCCGCACGGGCCCGTTGACCGACCGGATCAGCTCGGTGACCTCTCCGTTGGAGTCCTCGGTCGCGTCGAGGAGGAGCAGCCGTCCGTCGTGCGCGGCGATGGCGAGGCGCTCGCCCTTGGGGTCGGAGACCATCTCCAGGACCCGGCCCACGTCGCCCGAGGCCAGCCGGCGCGGGTCGCGGTCGCCGGTCGCGCGGGGCAGGTAGGCGATCTCGACCGCGTCCTCGCCCTCCGCGTCCGTCACATAGGCGACCTGGCCGACCGAGCCGAGCATCTCCGGGAGCCGGACCCGTACGCCTGCGGTGTCGGTGATCGTGCGGGCCGGGCCGTCCCGGTGGGTCAGCCAGTACAGGCTGCCGCGTACGACGACCGCGCTCGCGCGGCCCGTCTCGTCGACGGAGACGCCGTCGACGTGCTGGGCGGCGGGCACCTGGTACTTGCGGCGCCCGGGGCGCGGCCCGCTCAGCCGTACGTCGAGTCGGCGCGGCTCGGAGCCGGCGGCCAGGTCGTCGACCAGCCACAGGTCGCCCGCGCACTGGTACACCACCCGGGTGCCGTCGCTGGCGGCGTGCCGGGCGTAGAACGCGTCGTGGTCGGTGTGCCGGCGCAGGTCGGAGCCGTCGTGGGCGCAGGAGTAGAGGTTGCCGACGCCCTCGTGGTCGGAGAGGAAGGCGATCCGTTCGCCGACGAACATGGGGGAGGCCAGATGGCCGTCGATGTCCGGGAGCAGGCGTTCGCAGTGCAGCCACAGCCTGCCGGTGGCGCCGCCCCGGTAGCGCTTCCAGGAGGCCGGTTCGTGCGGCGGGGTACCGGTGAGCAGCAGGGTCCTGCGCTCGTCGTCGAGGTCGGCGACCTGGATGTCGGAGCAGGGGCCCCAGGGCAGCTTGCGGCCGGGATCGCCGTCGGGGCGGACCTTGTAGGCCCAGGTGTAGTGGGAGAAGGGCTCGCCGTGCGAGGCGACGGCGAGGATCACCCCGTCGGGGGTCCAGCCGCAGACCTGGGTGTCGGCCGAGCCCCAGTGGGTGAGCTGCCGGCCCGGGCCGCCGTCCACCGGGACGAGGTGGATCTCGGGGACCAGGCTGCGCCAGCTCGTGTACGCGATGTGGCGGCCGTCGGGCGCGAAGCGGGGGTGGCCGGTCTTGGTGCGGTCCACGGTGAGGCGCCAGGCGCGGCCGGGGCCGTCGAGGGGAGCCAGCCACAGGTCGTCCTCGGCCACGAAGCACAGCAGGTCGTCATGGAGATGAGGCAGGCGCAGATAGCTCACCTCCCCATGCTTTTCCCGCGGACGGATCGGAGCAACTCGTGACATCGCATGGCATACGGACCGGCGTGACCCAGAACACGAACGAAACCGTTTCGTTTCGATGAGGGGATGCGCTATCGTCGTTGGTGTACGAAACCGTGTCGTTCGGAGTGGGAAGGTGAGTTCGGTGGCCGAGGTCGCAACTGCACGTCGCAGCCGGATCACCCCCGAGCGCGAGGCCGAGCTGTACGAGGCCGTGCTCGACCTGCTCCGGGAGGTCGGCTACGACGCCCTCACCATGGACGCCGTGGCGGCCCGCACCCGGTCCAGCAAGGCGACGCTCTACCGCCAGTGGGGCGGCAAGCCGGAGCTGGTGGCGAAGGCGATCCGGCACAACAAGCCGGGCAGCATCTCCGACGTCGACACCGGATCCCTGCGGGGCGACCTGCACGCCCTCACCTCCCGTGAGGACGACTGCTCCATGCAGCAGAACGCCGCGCTGATGCGGGGTCTGTTCATGGCGGTGCACGGCAACCCGGACCTTCTCCAGGCCTTCAAGGAGCTCCTCATCGAGCCCGAGATGGAGGAGTTCCACCGGGTGGTGCAGCGGGCCGTCGACCGCGGCGAGATCCGCGCCGACCGCCCCGCGCTGGAGTACATCGTGCACATGCTCGTCGGCGCGTTCGCCACGCGCACGCTGATCGACGACCAGCCGCCGACCCAGCAGTTCCTCACCTCGTACATCGACGCCGTGGTCCTCCCCGCCCTCGGCGTTCCCGTCAACTGACGAGTCCCCTTCAGCTAGCCCTCCACCTGACGTAACCGCTCACGTCGTCGGGCTGATCACCCCTGCCCAGAACCAACCCCACGACCTGACCGGGAGTCGCCCTCGTGGCCACGTTCCTCTACAAAGTCGGCCGGCTCGCCTTCAGGCGACGGCACTTCGTCGCCCTGATATGGGTCGCGCTGCTCACCCTCGCGGGTGTGGGCGCGGCCAGTGCGCCCGCAGCGGGCTCCACGTCCTTCTCGATCCCCGGCACCGAGGCCCAGAAGGCCTTCGACCTGCTGGACCAGCGCTTCCCCGGCATGAGCGCCGACGGCGCCACCGCCCGGGTCGTCTTCAAGGCGCCGCACGGCGAGAAGATGACCGACGCCGGCAACAAGGCGACCGTCGAGGACACCGTCAAGGAACTGTCCGACGGCTCCGAGGTGGCCTCCGTCGCCGACCCGTACGCCGCGAAGGCCGTCAGCAAGGACGGCACGATCGCGTACGCCTCGGTGAAGTACGAGGTCTCCGGCATGGAGCTGAAGGACGCCTCCCGCGAGGCGCTGGAGGACGCCGCGCAGGACGCGCGGGACGCCGGGCTGACCGTGGAGGTCGGCGGTGACGCGCTCCAGACCACGCCGGAGACCGGCGCCACGGAGGTCATCGGCATCGCGGTCGCCGCGGTCGTCCTCGTCATCACCTTCGGCTCGCTGATCGCCGCCGGACTCCCGCTGCTGACCGCCCTGATCGGCGTCGGCATCGGCATCTCCACCATCACGGCGCTGGCCAACGCGCTGGAGCTCGGCTCCACGACCTCGACGCTGGCGATGATGATCGGCCTCGCGGTCGGCATCGACTACGCCCTGTTCATCGTCTCCCGCTACCGCGCCGAGCTGGCCGAGGGCCGCGAGCGCGAGGAGGCGGCCGGCCGGGCCGTCGGCACCGCGGGCTCGGCGGTGGTGTTCGCCGGTCTGACCGTCGTCATCGCGCTGGTCGGACTGTCGGTCGTCAACATCCCGATGCTGACCAAGATGGGCATCGCGGCCGCCGGCACCGTCGTGATCGCCGTGCTGATCGCGCTCACCATGATCCCGGCACTGCTCGGATACGCGGGCAGGAAGGTACGCCCGGCGGGCGCCAAGAGCCGCTGGATGGGCGGCAACCGGGCCGAGCGGAAGAACGCCTCCGGCAAGGCCAAGCCCAACATGGGCACCCGCTGGGCCAGCTTCGTCGTACGCCGTCCGATCGCCGTGCTGCTGCTGGGCGTCATCGGTCTCGGCGCCGCCGCGATCCCCGCGAGCTCCCTCGAACTGGGCCTCGGCGACGACGGCTCGCAGCCGACGTCCACCACCCAGCGCCGCGCCTACGACCTGCTGTCCGACGGTTTCGGGCCGGGCTTCAACGGCCCGCTGATGGTCGTGGTCGACGCCAAGGGCCAGGATGACCCGGACGCGGTCTTCCAGCAGGTCGGCGATGACATCAAGGGCCTGAAGAACGTCGTGACGGTGACGCCGGCCGCGCCCAACAAGGCGGGCGACACCGCGACGATCACGGTCATCCCGAAGTCGAAGCCCTCGTCGGTGACGACCGAGGACCTGGTGCACTCCATCCGTGACAAGGGCGCCGAGGTGAAGGCCGACACGGACGCGGAGGTACTGGTCACCGGCTCGACCGCGATGAACATCGACGTCTCGCAGAAGCTGAACGACGCGCTCCTGCCGTACCTGGCGCTGGTGGTCGGCCTCGCCTTCCTCCTGCTGATCGTGGTCTTCCGCTCGATCCTGGTCCCCCTGAAGGCCGCGCTCGGCTTCCTGCTCAGCGTGATGGCGGCGCTCGGCGCGGTGGTCGCGGTCTTCCAGTGGGGCTGGTTCGCGGGCCTCATGGGCGTGGAGGAGACCGGCCCGGTGATGTCCATGATGCCGATCTTCATGGTCGGCGTGGTCTTCGGCCTGGCGATGGACTACGAGGTGTTCCTCGTGACGCGAATGCGTGAGGCGTACGTCCACGGCGAGAAGCCGAGCCAGGCGGTGGTGACCGGGTTCAAGCACGGCGCCAGGGTCGTGACGGCTGCGGCCGTGATCATGATGGCGGTCTTCGCGGGCTTCATCGGCTCGTCCGAGTCCATGGTCAAGATGATCGGCTTCGGCCTGGCGATCGCCGTCTTCTTCGACGCCTTCGTCGTACGGATGGCCATCGTGCCGGCCGTCCTGGCCCTGCTCGGCAAGAAGGCATGGTGGCTCCCGAAGTGGCTCGACCGCGCCCTGCCGAACGTGGACGTCGAGGGCGAGGGCCTGCGCACGCAGGGCGAGTCCCGCAAGGACGGCGACCCCGACGAGGACCGGGCGCTGGTACGCGTCTGATCCGTCACACCTGAAGAGGACCGGCCGGTGAGGGCCCCGTGGGGACGGGGAGCCCTCACCGGCCCCGCCGCTGCCGGGCGCCGAACTCGTTCGCATGTCCCGTACACGCACCGCTAGCGTGCCCTGCATGACGACGACCGACAGCACGCACTCCGGAGCCCACCCCCGGTTCGCCGCCGCCCTCGACGAGCTGGGCCTGGGCGAGCTGCGGGGGCGGATCCGCCGCTTCCCGGACGCGACCCGTACCGCCGCCGAGGCCGCCGCCGCGATCGGCTGCGAGCTCAGCGAGATCTGCAAGTCACTGATCTTCGCCGCCGACGGCGTGCCGGTGCTGGTCCTCATGGACGGCTCCTCCCGGGTCGACCTGGAGCGGGTCCGGCAGGAGCTCGGGGCCGAGAAGGTGACCCGGGCCAAGGCGGACGTCGTA
The DNA window shown above is from Streptomyces chartreusis and carries:
- a CDS encoding MerR family transcriptional regulator, with translation MTEKREYRMEELARLAGITVRTLRFYRERKLIPPPRREGRIAWYDEHHLARLRTIAALLERGHTLTGIAELAEALDNGRDVADVLGVTPTEEEPVRLTPEELAARFEGQVTPENLAAALDLGYLGTDGDEIVHISRRLLDVSSALVREGIPLAEVLSAGKRVREHVDALAEMFAELVLRHAHEDDLHRLRPLARSVVEAELSLALDRRLRKQ
- a CDS encoding flavin-containing monooxygenase, producing MAEREHVRVAVVGSGFGGLGAAVRLRREGVTDFVVLERAGSVGGTWRDNSYPGCACDVPSHLYSFSFAPNPDWPRTFSGQEHIRAYLEHVTDTFGLRPHIRFDSEVKRMTWNGERLCWDIETSAGNLSADFVVSATGPLSDPKTPDIPGLDTFPGKVFHSARWDHDFDLRGKRVAMVGTGASAIQIVPSIQPEVERLTLFQRTPPWVMPRIDRAISGAERSLHRALPVTSRLRRGLLWGIRELQVQAFTKHPNELGFIEQLAKRNMARAIKDPALRAKLTPDYRIGCKRILLSSAYYPALARPNVDVVASGLSEIRGSTVVAADGTEAEVDAIVFGTGFHVTDMPIAERVVGAEGKTLAEVWKGGMEALRGASAAGFPNWMTIIGPNTGLGNSSMILMIESQLNYMADFVRQLGLLGSGVALDARPGAVHTWNRRVQERMKRTVWNTGGCTSWYLDAAGRNTTVWPGTTSEFRRATRRVDLAEYAVVRASAGAREESGGSVRAGDGAKTGEGAEVTA
- a CDS encoding alpha/beta fold hydrolase, coding for MSRLMNVSSGPYAPPAPARELTVVSADGARLHVEVHGRVDDPDAPAVVLAHGWACSTAFWAAQIRELAVDHRVIAYDQRGHGRSPASLACTADALADDLEAVLKETLAPGEKAVIAGHSMGGMTVMAAAARPAFREHAAAVLLCSTGASRLVAESTVIPIRAGRLRTWLTARVLGSRAPLGPVTPVARAILKYATMGPGSAPHMVEACARIVHACPRKVRHAWSQVLDLLDLDHGVRQLTVPTAVLVGSADRMTPPVHTRSLAAALPQLLDVTELPGLGHMTPVEAPELVTAKIRELVTTSPKATKNTQVKEGA
- a CDS encoding SDR family oxidoreductase, with the protein product MSKVSLEGQVAVVTGAARGVGELLARKLSARGASVALVGLEADALKQVSERLHGDSDHWYADVTDHEAMARVAQEVKERFGKVDIVVANAGVATGGPFVDSDPDAWRRVIEVNLIGSAVTARAFLPVLMESRGYLLQIASLAAITPAPMMTAYCASKSGVEAYAHSLRAEVGYKGVRVGVGYLSWTDTDMVRGADQDDVMRELRQRLPWPSNKTYPLGPAVDRIVAGIERRSSHVYGQWWLRGMQGVRGYLPALIGTVGQREMRRFSDRLEGMRTGLVGAGGAADEQERITRRN
- a CDS encoding S41 family peptidase — its product is MSYLRLPHLHDDLLCFVAEDDLWLAPLDGPGRAWRLTVDRTKTGHPRFAPDGRHIAYTSWRSLVPEIHLVPVDGGPGRQLTHWGSADTQVCGWTPDGVILAVASHGEPFSHYTWAYKVRPDGDPGRKLPWGPCSDIQVADLDDERRTLLLTGTPPHEPASWKRYRGGATGRLWLHCERLLPDIDGHLASPMFVGERIAFLSDHEGVGNLYSCAHDGSDLRRHTDHDAFYARHAASDGTRVVYQCAGDLWLVDDLAAGSEPRRLDVRLSGPRPGRRKYQVPAAQHVDGVSVDETGRASAVVVRGSLYWLTHRDGPARTITDTAGVRVRLPEMLGSVGQVAYVTDAEGEDAVEIAYLPRATGDRDPRRLASGDVGRVLEMVSDPKGERLAIAAHDGRLLLLDATEDSNGEVTELIRSVNGPVRDLAFSPDGTWLTWSHPGIGRSLRQIKLARIKDRLIVDLTGGRFEDENPVFTRDGRYLAFLSWRGFDPVYDVHTGDLSFPLGCRPYLVPLSSATPSPFALNPEGRPAAGGLDPVEDEEGDGGGATIVEVEGLESRVTPFPVAASKYSALYPVSGGGLVWLRWPISGALGETFANPDDTTGRPTLEHFNISKAKKSELVDHLDWFTVSGDGTRLVVVDEGDLRAVPATESGDSDSIVWIDARRILHEVDPAAEWRQSYEEAGRLIRAYFWEPGMCGIDWDTVLDQYRPLVERVASPDDFADLLREVLGELGTSHAYVTAARRNEGPPHYQRWQGLLGANFVRRDDGWTIRRILPGESSDSKARSPLAGTGIREGAVLTHVDGRPVDPAAGPYPLLAGAGGTTVELTFTPAEGVAGRARRVAVVPLIDERPLRYQDWVAKRREVVRELSGGRCGYLHIPDMGGSGWAQFNRDLRMEVSRPALIVDVRGNAGGHISELVVEKLTRTILGWDLTRNAQPVSYASNAPRGPVVALADESTSSDGDMITAAFKLLRLGPVVGQRTWGGVVGMTGRHRLGDGTVITVPMNAAWFDAYGWSIENKGVTPDLEILRTPLDWAEGRHAQLTDAVELALELLESNPAATPPDYSHVPDRSRPKLPPRTTP
- a CDS encoding TetR/AcrR family transcriptional regulator; the protein is MAEVATARRSRITPEREAELYEAVLDLLREVGYDALTMDAVAARTRSSKATLYRQWGGKPELVAKAIRHNKPGSISDVDTGSLRGDLHALTSREDDCSMQQNAALMRGLFMAVHGNPDLLQAFKELLIEPEMEEFHRVVQRAVDRGEIRADRPALEYIVHMLVGAFATRTLIDDQPPTQQFLTSYIDAVVLPALGVPVN
- a CDS encoding MMPL family transporter, with protein sequence MATFLYKVGRLAFRRRHFVALIWVALLTLAGVGAASAPAAGSTSFSIPGTEAQKAFDLLDQRFPGMSADGATARVVFKAPHGEKMTDAGNKATVEDTVKELSDGSEVASVADPYAAKAVSKDGTIAYASVKYEVSGMELKDASREALEDAAQDARDAGLTVEVGGDALQTTPETGATEVIGIAVAAVVLVITFGSLIAAGLPLLTALIGVGIGISTITALANALELGSTTSTLAMMIGLAVGIDYALFIVSRYRAELAEGREREEAAGRAVGTAGSAVVFAGLTVVIALVGLSVVNIPMLTKMGIAAAGTVVIAVLIALTMIPALLGYAGRKVRPAGAKSRWMGGNRAERKNASGKAKPNMGTRWASFVVRRPIAVLLLGVIGLGAAAIPASSLELGLGDDGSQPTSTTQRRAYDLLSDGFGPGFNGPLMVVVDAKGQDDPDAVFQQVGDDIKGLKNVVTVTPAAPNKAGDTATITVIPKSKPSSVTTEDLVHSIRDKGAEVKADTDAEVLVTGSTAMNIDVSQKLNDALLPYLALVVGLAFLLLIVVFRSILVPLKAALGFLLSVMAALGAVVAVFQWGWFAGLMGVEETGPVMSMMPIFMVGVVFGLAMDYEVFLVTRMREAYVHGEKPSQAVVTGFKHGARVVTAAAVIMMAVFAGFIGSSESMVKMIGFGLAIAVFFDAFVVRMAIVPAVLALLGKKAWWLPKWLDRALPNVDVEGEGLRTQGESRKDGDPDEDRALVRV
- a CDS encoding YbaK/EbsC family protein — translated: MSRTRTASVPCMTTTDSTHSGAHPRFAAALDELGLGELRGRIRRFPDATRTAAEAAAAIGCELSEICKSLIFAADGVPVLVLMDGSSRVDLERVRQELGAEKVTRAKADVVRETTGYAIGGVPPFGHLTRTRVLADRSLLEHDVVWAAAGNPHAVFPMAPEDLVAHAGATLVDVREQTP